In the genome of Cryptomeria japonica chromosome 8, Sugi_1.0, whole genome shotgun sequence, one region contains:
- the LOC131048387 gene encoding nascent polypeptide-associated complex subunit alpha-like protein produces MTAPTQEELLAAHLEQHKIEESDEAIVEDDREDDDDEDDEDDDDDKDEDDAQGEQGGDGNGKSKQSRSEKKSRKAMLKLGMKPITGVTRVTVKKSRNILFVISKPDVFKSPASDTYIIFGEAKIEDLSSQLQTQAAEQFKAPDLSHVMAKPESSTAAQEEEEDVDETGVEPKDIELVMTQAGVSRPKAVKALKAADGDIVSAIMDLTT; encoded by the exons TCAGATGAAGCTATCGTAGAAGATGatagagaggatgatgatgatgaagatgatgaagatgacgACGATGATAAAGATGAGGATGATGCTCAAG GAGAGCAAGGTGGTGATGGGAATGGAAAATCAAAGCAAAGTAGGAGTGAGAAGAAGAGTCGGAAAGCAATGCTCAAGCTTGGAATGAAGCCGATCACTGGCGTTACTAGGGTTACTGTAAAGAAAAGCAGAAAT ATCTTATTTGTCATCTCAAAGCCTGATGTTTTCAAAAGTCCAGCATCAGATACATACATAATCTTTGGTGAGGCTAAGATTGAGGATCTGAGTTCACAGCTGCAGACACAGGCAGCTGAGCAATTTAAGGCTCCTGATTTAAGCCATGTAATGGCTAAACCAGAATCATCTACTGCTGCCcaggaggaagaagaagatgttgaTGAAACTGGCGTTGAGCCAAAGGATATTGAACTAGTTATGACTCAGGCCGGAGTCTCAAGACCTAAGGCTGTTAAAGCATTGAAGGCTGCTGATGGAGATATTGTCAGTGCAATTATGGACCTTACAACATAG